In one window of Frigoriglobus tundricola DNA:
- a CDS encoding permease, giving the protein MQPTILDFLISFSAVLWEAMPFIVLGAVVAGILEEFLPQEFITKLLPKSVVPAVMIGALLGLLFPMCECGIVVVMRRLLRKGLPLSCCIAYMLAGPIINLVVIFSTWVAFRDHKIAPEMVSLRVGLGFVIACTTALIVQIQYRKYGNALLTAVAAPPPVAAAPKPGAQPVAADALAQAPKKPLFVRIGNISATALHDFVDITVFLILGAVLAALARSYITTEQIETFSRDEPYLAIPAMMLLAVVMCLCSEADAFVAASFTKMHLTAKLAFLVLGPMLDIKLILMFTRVFRARLIVTIATCVVVLTLALCMLVHLVYQLNGWSGLPPGAG; this is encoded by the coding sequence GTGCAGCCAACGATCCTCGACTTTCTTATCAGTTTCAGTGCCGTGTTGTGGGAGGCGATGCCGTTCATCGTCCTCGGCGCAGTCGTGGCCGGCATTCTCGAAGAGTTCTTGCCCCAGGAGTTTATCACCAAACTCCTGCCCAAGTCGGTGGTCCCGGCGGTGATGATCGGTGCCTTACTCGGGCTCCTCTTCCCCATGTGCGAGTGCGGAATCGTAGTAGTCATGCGGCGCCTGCTCCGCAAGGGGCTGCCGCTGTCGTGCTGTATCGCGTACATGCTGGCCGGGCCGATTATCAACCTCGTGGTGATCTTCAGCACCTGGGTCGCGTTCCGGGACCACAAGATCGCGCCGGAAATGGTCTCGCTCCGCGTCGGCCTCGGGTTCGTGATCGCTTGCACGACGGCCCTGATCGTCCAGATCCAGTACCGCAAGTACGGCAACGCCCTCCTGACCGCCGTGGCCGCCCCACCGCCGGTGGCCGCCGCACCGAAGCCGGGCGCTCAACCGGTGGCCGCCGACGCGCTCGCACAGGCACCGAAAAAGCCCCTTTTCGTCCGCATCGGGAACATTTCCGCTACCGCCCTCCACGACTTCGTGGACATCACCGTGTTCCTCATCCTCGGGGCAGTTCTGGCGGCGCTCGCGCGGTCGTACATCACGACCGAACAGATCGAAACCTTCTCCCGCGACGAGCCGTACCTTGCCATCCCGGCGATGATGTTGCTGGCCGTGGTGATGTGTCTGTGCAGCGAGGCCGACGCGTTTGTCGCGGCCAGCTTTACCAAAATGCACCTGACGGCCAAACTCGCCTTTCTGGTCCTCGGGCCGATGCTGGACATCAAGCTGATCCTGATGTTCACGCGCGTGTTCCGGGCGCGGCTGATCGTCACTATTGCGACGTGCGTCGTCGTTTTGACCCTCGCACTGTGCATGCTGGTCCACCTCGTTTACCAGTTGAACGGCTGGAGCGGTCTGCCGCCCGGCGCCGGCTGA
- a CDS encoding metal ABC transporter permease produces MPDVWMAELIQWIARLVDTDLFVVKSVLTLLVMCLLCGTVGAMVVGNRMAFFSDAMAHCAFAGIALGYLTVLFGSGDRATAAWLVPLVMVAFGIAVGMAMVYVRDRTGLAHDTVIGVFFALALGFGAMLVKVVQHVSNVNLETFLFGNLYFIPESDLVLLCAALVLILGVFLWRYNQLMFASFNPSLARTRRMSVTVNNYLFIVLLALVVNLSIKAVGALLINALLVVPAAAAANVSRNLRQMFWFTVLFSLGSGALGYWVSKYARLSIGPVKDLPFGPSGVIVVASVALFFGSMGAVAVWNRFAPIFGGKQFRRPMHNPNDPCGVDHPFGQCP; encoded by the coding sequence ATGCCCGACGTCTGGATGGCCGAGCTGATTCAGTGGATCGCTCGGCTCGTTGATACAGATCTGTTCGTTGTGAAGAGCGTTCTCACGCTCCTCGTGATGTGCCTGCTCTGCGGCACCGTCGGCGCGATGGTGGTCGGCAACCGGATGGCGTTCTTCAGTGACGCGATGGCGCACTGCGCGTTCGCCGGCATCGCTCTGGGGTACCTGACCGTTCTTTTCGGCAGTGGCGATCGGGCCACGGCCGCGTGGCTGGTGCCGCTGGTCATGGTCGCCTTCGGCATCGCGGTCGGAATGGCGATGGTGTACGTCCGCGATCGCACCGGACTGGCACACGATACGGTCATCGGGGTGTTCTTCGCGCTGGCGCTCGGATTCGGCGCGATGCTGGTCAAGGTGGTTCAGCACGTCAGCAACGTCAACCTGGAGACGTTTCTGTTCGGCAACTTGTACTTCATCCCGGAGTCCGACCTCGTCCTGCTCTGTGCCGCACTGGTACTCATCCTGGGTGTGTTCCTGTGGCGCTACAACCAGCTCATGTTTGCGAGCTTTAATCCCAGTCTCGCCCGGACGCGCCGGATGAGCGTTACGGTGAACAACTACCTCTTCATCGTCCTGCTCGCCCTTGTGGTGAACCTGTCTATCAAAGCCGTGGGAGCGCTTCTAATCAACGCGCTGCTGGTCGTCCCCGCGGCCGCGGCGGCAAACGTCTCACGAAATTTGCGGCAAATGTTCTGGTTCACGGTCCTGTTCAGCCTCGGGTCCGGTGCTCTCGGGTACTGGGTGAGCAAATACGCCCGACTCAGTATCGGACCCGTAAAGGATCTGCCGTTCGGACCGAGCGGGGTCATTGTGGTCGCGAGCGTGGCACTGTTCTTCGGCTCAATGGGGGCGGTCGCCGTGTGGAACCGGTTCGCCCCGATTTTCGGCGGCAAACAGTTCCGGCGACCGATGCACAACCCCAACGACCCGTGCGGTGTCGATCACCCGTTCGGCCAGTGCCCGTGA
- a CDS encoding aminotransferase class III-fold pyridoxal phosphate-dependent enzyme gives MPLPIQHALEPRSNVDRAALTTLEPHALRTFTPTQAVIAHSAGVYHWTPDGRRLYDFTSGVLVSNLGHNPVRWMESFSRYMAWPASENAGSVVGVPQGFFPAVPMTAYNAITPVEVEANERLLSLLRSSTGGGRMEQVLWAASGSEAIQKALWAAQARDRTRPMIVATRFGFHGKKGLANAVTGSEADAERDPRVRFVSFPTTECRDVSLRDGPLFDPTPYQKELDALLHQFGRKLGTLITEPYLGGGGSYHPPKAYLQLLERFCRVNDIVFILDEVQSNFGRTGALFAFETYGLEPDIVVLGKGLGNGIPVAAAVGRADVFGALDYGEGSDTWSANPLCCASVLATLDEFAGRDVLGLARRSSAAVERGLVELKELPFVAHVRGERGGMVWGVETRDHDGRTAAEWANALVLTCYQGDGPTAEGIHLLGPLAKKVVRVAPPLVITPDESAAALALMHRAARRLIA, from the coding sequence ATGCCGCTGCCCATTCAGCACGCCCTTGAACCCCGATCGAACGTCGATCGGGCGGCCCTAACGACCCTTGAACCGCACGCTCTTCGGACATTCACGCCCACACAGGCCGTGATCGCGCACAGCGCCGGCGTCTATCACTGGACCCCGGACGGCCGTCGGTTGTACGACTTCACCTCGGGTGTCCTCGTCTCCAATCTCGGACACAACCCGGTCCGGTGGATGGAATCGTTTTCCCGGTACATGGCCTGGCCCGCTTCGGAGAACGCGGGTTCGGTGGTCGGCGTGCCACAGGGCTTTTTTCCCGCGGTTCCGATGACCGCGTACAACGCCATAACACCTGTCGAGGTCGAGGCCAACGAGCGGTTGCTCTCCCTCCTCCGTTCTTCCACCGGTGGCGGGCGAATGGAGCAGGTTCTCTGGGCGGCGTCCGGATCCGAGGCCATTCAGAAGGCGCTTTGGGCGGCGCAGGCTCGCGACCGCACGCGCCCCATGATCGTTGCTACGCGGTTCGGCTTCCACGGCAAGAAAGGTCTGGCGAACGCGGTCACCGGCTCGGAAGCCGATGCCGAACGCGACCCGCGGGTGCGGTTCGTCTCGTTCCCGACGACGGAGTGCCGGGACGTGTCACTTCGCGACGGGCCGTTGTTCGATCCGACGCCCTATCAGAAGGAGCTGGACGCCCTGCTCCACCAGTTCGGCCGAAAACTCGGTACGCTCATCACCGAGCCGTACCTGGGCGGCGGCGGTTCGTACCACCCGCCGAAAGCGTACCTCCAGTTGCTCGAACGCTTCTGCCGGGTCAACGACATCGTCTTCATCCTCGATGAGGTGCAGTCGAACTTCGGGCGTACGGGAGCGTTGTTCGCGTTCGAGACGTACGGCCTCGAGCCCGATATCGTGGTGTTAGGCAAGGGGCTCGGTAACGGTATCCCGGTTGCTGCCGCGGTGGGCCGGGCCGACGTCTTCGGTGCGCTCGATTACGGTGAAGGGTCGGACACGTGGAGCGCGAACCCGCTCTGCTGCGCATCCGTACTGGCAACATTGGACGAATTCGCCGGCCGGGACGTGCTGGGCCTGGCGCGTCGGAGTTCCGCCGCCGTCGAACGCGGGCTCGTGGAACTGAAAGAGCTGCCCTTTGTGGCTCATGTGCGCGGTGAGCGCGGCGGAATGGTGTGGGGCGTGGAGACCCGAGACCACGACGGACGGACCGCCGCCGAATGGGCCAACGCTCTGGTCCTGACATGCTACCAGGGTGACGGGCCGACCGCCGAGGGCATCCATTTACTCGGGCCGCTCGCGAAAAAGGTCGTTCGCGTGGCCCCGCCGCTCGTCATTACGCCCGACGAGTCTGCTGCGGCTCTCGCTCTGATGCACCGCGCCGCCCGACGCTTAATCGCTTGA
- a CDS encoding RNA 2'-phosphotransferase, producing the protein MDEKRRVRISKFVSLVLRHEPQKAGLTLEPGGWVQIEGLIAGAASAGCHFTRDELKFVVERCEKQRFAIDEIGTHVRANQGHSTEVDLQLEQAEPPAELFHGTAERNLAGVLSDGLLKMARHHVHLSSDPQTAITVGARHGKPVLFGVDAAKMRADGYVFYRSANGVWLVEHVPPQYLRVLERP; encoded by the coding sequence GTGGACGAAAAACGACGGGTCCGAATCAGCAAGTTCGTTTCACTCGTGTTGCGACACGAACCGCAAAAAGCGGGGCTCACCCTTGAGCCGGGCGGATGGGTTCAGATCGAGGGCCTGATCGCCGGCGCTGCGTCTGCCGGGTGCCACTTCACTCGCGACGAGCTGAAATTCGTCGTCGAGCGCTGCGAGAAGCAGCGATTCGCGATTGACGAAATTGGTACCCACGTTCGCGCCAACCAGGGCCACTCGACAGAGGTCGATCTCCAACTCGAACAGGCCGAACCTCCCGCAGAGCTGTTCCACGGCACCGCCGAACGGAACCTCGCAGGCGTCCTCAGCGACGGGTTGCTCAAAATGGCTCGTCATCACGTCCACCTCTCATCCGACCCCCAAACAGCCATAACGGTCGGCGCGAGGCACGGCAAACCGGTACTGTTTGGAGTTGACGCGGCGAAAATGCGGGCCGACGGTTACGTCTTTTATCGCTCGGCTAATGGCGTGTGGCTTGTGGAACACGTTCCGCCACAGTACCTTCGGGTACTGGAGCGGCCGTGA
- a CDS encoding Gfo/Idh/MocA family protein, with translation MQPNSHSPTPTLRCGMIGFGMIFDETYRPVFESRAREPLFSSATGPVEVRLAAVATRTGSRVARFLAYSQGQPATLANFSGADAVTQLLASDVNVVCIATPDDRHFSAARAALADGKHVLLEKPSVLSLAELDELVRIANDRGVLAKVVYHKLADPDHKKLRTLYQDGVLQHVNNGYCSLLEPKSISGGQFAEWIAGRNPATYVAVHYLKLIDFTFGPNWNLDRVSATGQRGLVGTPDGPTWDSVQLQVVYRHPDTREAAFDIHTSWVTPDNFPGYVEQEVQFRFDNAVWTAHQRKRGVELTVENRTPGELKNTPNHHYNATFLEPWGERSQRGYGIEVIERFFKEVAFVEYGGPTHARDERLASMRALHYNDLSADRNCVAIVQALEAILARSVAGVLGSNVKVNGPGAGLTLYEPGNAQPLVLYEGRV, from the coding sequence ATGCAACCGAATTCGCACTCGCCGACTCCGACACTCCGATGCGGAATGATCGGGTTCGGAATGATCTTCGACGAGACTTATCGACCCGTCTTCGAGTCGCGCGCGCGGGAACCGTTGTTTTCTTCCGCCACGGGTCCGGTCGAGGTTCGACTCGCCGCTGTCGCGACACGGACCGGATCGCGGGTGGCACGGTTCCTTGCCTACTCTCAGGGCCAACCAGCGACGCTTGCGAATTTCTCCGGCGCCGACGCTGTGACCCAGCTTCTCGCTTCTGATGTCAACGTGGTCTGCATCGCAACTCCAGACGACCGACACTTTTCCGCCGCCCGTGCGGCCTTGGCCGATGGCAAACACGTCCTGCTCGAGAAGCCGTCGGTCCTCTCGCTTGCCGAGTTGGACGAACTCGTTCGAATCGCGAACGACCGCGGAGTTCTGGCGAAGGTCGTTTACCACAAGCTCGCCGACCCGGACCACAAGAAGCTTCGGACCCTGTATCAGGACGGCGTCCTCCAACACGTGAATAATGGTTACTGCTCGCTTCTGGAGCCGAAATCGATCAGCGGCGGCCAGTTCGCGGAATGGATCGCGGGGCGAAACCCGGCGACCTACGTTGCGGTTCACTATCTGAAGCTGATTGATTTCACCTTTGGTCCCAACTGGAACCTCGACCGCGTTTCCGCGACGGGTCAGCGCGGTCTTGTCGGTACACCGGACGGCCCGACTTGGGATTCCGTTCAGCTCCAGGTCGTCTACCGACACCCGGACACGCGCGAAGCGGCCTTCGACATTCACACGAGCTGGGTCACGCCGGACAACTTCCCTGGTTACGTCGAGCAGGAGGTACAGTTTCGCTTCGACAACGCCGTCTGGACCGCACATCAGAGGAAACGCGGCGTCGAGTTAACGGTCGAAAATCGCACGCCGGGCGAACTCAAGAACACTCCGAACCATCACTACAACGCAACGTTCCTCGAACCGTGGGGCGAGCGGTCGCAACGCGGCTACGGGATCGAAGTCATCGAGCGGTTCTTCAAAGAAGTGGCGTTCGTGGAGTATGGCGGCCCGACCCACGCACGGGACGAGCGCCTCGCGAGCATGCGAGCGCTCCACTACAACGACCTCTCTGCTGACCGGAACTGTGTCGCCATCGTTCAGGCGCTGGAAGCCATACTGGCGCGGAGTGTCGCGGGCGTTCTCGGTAGCAATGTGAAGGTTAACGGTCCCGGTGCGGGTCTCACGCTGTACGAGCCGGGTAACGCTCAGCCGCTCGTCCTCTATGAAGGGCGGGTTTAA
- a CDS encoding DUF1501 domain-containing protein — MLVIPGASAKNDCDGVTRRDLLRVGGSGVLGITLGDLLSMQQANANNKGEAGNGPGFGSAKSVIFIYLQGGPSHLDLWDPKDNVPDKVKSVFKHEQTKLTGVHVTELLPKVAQVLDKTTLMRAVSYTPYGLFNHTAAIYQMHTGYTTDKVSASGQLEPPSPKDFPTLGSNIIKMKPPTVPMLPFVMMPRPLQESNVVGKGGTAGFLGKGYDPYTLYPAGDDMDMNKMDRIRTDDLKLREELTPVRMERRATLRDTIAKGMPEVEQAVAKHDLDEYYGKALGLVTSGRAKKAFELTEEKAAVRERYGKNTFGQCLLLARRLVEAGTRFVEVVWPKVANSDNHSWDVHAGLSGRMKTQAAPMLDSGLSALIADLDERGLLKETLVVCVGEFGRSPQRGVSTSGNQNQDDGRDHWPYCYTGVITGAGIKRGYVHGKSDKTASAPVEGAIHPTELLATIYHSVGIKPDTIVYNHLNQPRELVKGEVVSGLLS; from the coding sequence ATGCTCGTCATCCCTGGCGCGTCCGCAAAGAACGACTGCGACGGCGTCACGCGCCGCGACCTCCTCCGCGTCGGCGGGTCAGGCGTCCTCGGGATCACCCTCGGCGACCTGCTTTCCATGCAGCAGGCCAACGCCAACAACAAGGGCGAGGCCGGGAACGGACCGGGGTTTGGCTCGGCTAAGAGCGTCATTTTCATCTATCTCCAGGGCGGCCCGAGTCACCTCGATCTCTGGGACCCCAAGGACAACGTCCCCGACAAGGTGAAGAGCGTCTTCAAACACGAGCAAACGAAACTTACCGGCGTGCACGTCACCGAACTGCTGCCAAAGGTGGCGCAGGTTCTCGACAAGACCACCCTCATGCGTGCGGTCAGTTACACCCCCTACGGCCTGTTCAACCACACCGCCGCCATTTACCAAATGCACACCGGCTACACCACCGACAAGGTATCGGCGTCCGGGCAACTGGAGCCGCCCAGCCCCAAGGACTTCCCCACGCTCGGCTCCAACATCATCAAGATGAAGCCGCCGACCGTCCCCATGCTACCGTTCGTCATGATGCCCCGGCCGCTACAAGAGTCGAACGTGGTCGGCAAGGGCGGCACCGCCGGCTTCCTCGGCAAGGGGTACGATCCGTATACGCTGTACCCGGCCGGCGACGACATGGACATGAACAAAATGGACCGCATCCGGACCGACGACCTGAAGCTCCGCGAAGAGCTGACGCCGGTCCGGATGGAGCGCCGCGCCACCCTCCGCGACACCATTGCCAAGGGGATGCCGGAGGTCGAACAGGCCGTCGCCAAACACGACCTGGACGAATACTACGGCAAGGCGCTCGGGCTCGTCACCAGCGGCCGCGCCAAGAAGGCGTTTGAACTCACCGAAGAGAAAGCCGCCGTCCGCGAGCGGTACGGCAAGAACACCTTCGGCCAGTGCCTCCTGCTCGCCCGCCGACTGGTCGAAGCCGGCACCCGGTTCGTCGAAGTGGTGTGGCCCAAGGTCGCCAACAGCGACAACCACTCGTGGGACGTCCACGCCGGGCTGTCCGGCCGGATGAAGACCCAGGCCGCCCCGATGCTCGACAGCGGTCTGTCCGCGCTCATCGCCGATCTGGACGAGCGCGGGCTGCTCAAGGAAACGCTGGTCGTGTGCGTGGGCGAGTTCGGCCGCAGCCCGCAGCGCGGCGTCAGCACCTCCGGCAACCAGAACCAGGACGACGGCCGCGACCACTGGCCGTACTGCTACACCGGGGTCATCACGGGCGCCGGCATCAAGCGCGGGTACGTCCACGGCAAGAGCGACAAGACCGCCAGTGCCCCGGTCGAGGGCGCGATCCACCCGACGGAACTGCTCGCGACGATTTACCACTCGGTCGGGATCAAGCCGGACACGATCGTGTACAACCACCTGAACCAGCCGCGCGAGCTGGTCAAGGGCGAAGTGGTCAGCGGCCTGTTGAGCTAA
- a CDS encoding twin-arginine translocation signal domain-containing protein yields MSSSPDRRAFLQSSAAAGGLAFVSGLPAVSRADAEVAPNLVRLEPEIEPLVRLIEDAPREKLLEEIAARMKKGISYREVLAGLLLAGVRNVQPRPVGFKFHAVLVVNAAHQAALAGPDQERWLPLFWALDNFKGAQAQNQREGGWRMKPADPTKVPAPLKAREAFTTAMDEWDVEAADAAVVGLARVATPGELFDLFARYGSRDFRDIGHKIIYVSGAFRALEVIGWQHAEPVLRSLAYALLHHDGKNPAKEDLEPDRPGRRNAERAGKAGVRRAGDGDGAGSDATGAVLKALRTGSADDLGAEVASRIGAGSAQRSVWDGLQLGAGELLMRQPGIVGLHTLTTMNAMRYAHRTTGDADLRAFLLLQAASFLPMFRDAMKARGKLGDLQIDELTARDGAVRFTVRDVYAELSLSKEAAAKTALSVLKADRNNAKELIDEGRRLIFLKGTDSHDYKFSSAVMEDAALLAPEWRDRFLAASVFWLKGSETPDAPLVKRTRAALA; encoded by the coding sequence ATGTCTTCCTCTCCCGACCGGCGCGCGTTCCTCCAGTCGTCCGCAGCGGCCGGTGGTCTCGCGTTCGTGTCCGGCCTGCCCGCGGTGTCCCGAGCCGACGCCGAGGTCGCCCCGAACCTCGTCCGCCTCGAACCCGAGATCGAACCGCTCGTCCGACTCATTGAGGACGCGCCGCGCGAGAAGCTGCTCGAAGAGATCGCGGCGCGCATGAAGAAAGGGATTTCGTACCGCGAGGTACTGGCCGGGCTCCTGCTCGCCGGAGTGCGGAACGTCCAACCGCGACCGGTCGGTTTCAAGTTCCACGCGGTGCTGGTGGTGAACGCGGCCCACCAGGCCGCGCTAGCCGGTCCGGACCAGGAGCGGTGGCTGCCGCTGTTCTGGGCGCTGGACAACTTCAAAGGGGCTCAGGCGCAGAACCAGAGGGAAGGCGGCTGGCGGATGAAACCGGCCGACCCCACCAAGGTGCCGGCGCCGCTCAAGGCGCGCGAGGCGTTCACCACCGCAATGGACGAGTGGGACGTCGAAGCGGCCGACGCCGCCGTCGTCGGGCTGGCGCGCGTGGCCACGCCGGGTGAGCTGTTCGACCTCTTCGCTCGGTACGGCAGCCGCGACTTCCGCGACATCGGGCACAAGATCATTTACGTCTCGGGGGCGTTCCGCGCGCTGGAGGTGATCGGCTGGCAGCACGCCGAGCCGGTTCTGCGATCACTGGCGTACGCGCTGCTTCATCACGACGGTAAGAACCCGGCGAAGGAGGACCTCGAACCGGACCGACCGGGACGCAGGAACGCGGAGCGGGCGGGCAAGGCGGGCGTGCGAAGGGCAGGGGACGGGGACGGGGCCGGTTCGGACGCGACGGGTGCGGTACTGAAGGCGCTCCGGACCGGTTCGGCTGACGACCTCGGTGCGGAAGTCGCGAGCCGCATCGGCGCGGGCTCAGCCCAGCGGTCCGTCTGGGACGGGTTGCAACTGGGTGCGGGCGAGTTGCTCATGCGGCAGCCGGGCATCGTCGGGTTGCACACGCTCACGACGATGAACGCGATGCGGTACGCCCACCGCACCACAGGGGACGCCGACTTACGCGCGTTCCTTCTGCTGCAAGCGGCCTCGTTCCTGCCCATGTTCCGCGACGCAATGAAGGCACGCGGCAAGCTGGGTGACTTGCAAATCGATGAACTCACGGCTCGCGACGGGGCCGTCAGGTTCACGGTGCGCGACGTGTACGCCGAACTGTCGCTTAGCAAGGAGGCGGCCGCGAAGACGGCCCTGTCGGTGCTGAAGGCCGATCGGAACAACGCGAAAGAACTGATCGACGAGGGGCGGCGATTGATCTTCCTGAAGGGCACGGACTCGCACGACTACAAGTTCAGCTCGGCGGTGATGGAGGACGCCGCGCTGCTCGCGCCGGAGTGGCGGGACCGGTTCCTGGCGGCAAGCGTGTTCTGGCTGAAGGGGTCCGAGACGCCCGACGCGCCACTCGTCAAGCGGACCCGCGCGGCACTGGCGTGA
- a CDS encoding response regulator: MAGPIAPVSPGAHDLPVILVADDSLLEQRYVSRILGQYGGWRVTFVRNGEEALAAITQAPPAVVLTDMNMPKMDGLTLVEKVRERFPFVPVVLMTGNGSERVAVAALKAGAADYVPKQALAHDLGPVLERVLSAGLAEHRRFRVLQGMTRRSSQFVLENDPALVPPLVSQFRDDLIEMGLCDVTGATRAGIALEEALLNAVYHGNLEVSSDLRANGDEAFHKLARERRTQEPYASRRVRVTARLTTTSATFVIIDQGPGFDVTKLPDPTDPEFLERPSGRGVLLMRTFTDEVRYNATGNRVTLVKHRDRPERGE, from the coding sequence ATGGCCGGACCGATTGCCCCCGTCTCACCGGGGGCGCACGACCTGCCCGTGATTCTGGTGGCCGACGATTCCCTGTTGGAACAGCGGTACGTCAGCCGCATCCTCGGGCAGTACGGCGGGTGGCGCGTGACGTTCGTCCGCAACGGAGAGGAGGCCCTGGCGGCGATCACGCAGGCGCCCCCGGCCGTCGTCCTCACGGACATGAACATGCCGAAGATGGACGGGCTGACGCTCGTCGAGAAGGTGCGGGAGCGGTTCCCGTTCGTGCCCGTGGTGCTGATGACCGGCAACGGGAGCGAGCGGGTGGCGGTGGCGGCGCTCAAGGCGGGGGCGGCCGATTACGTGCCCAAGCAGGCGCTGGCGCACGACCTGGGACCGGTCCTCGAACGCGTCCTCTCGGCCGGGCTGGCCGAGCACCGCCGGTTCCGCGTCCTCCAGGGGATGACCCGGCGCAGCTCCCAGTTCGTTCTCGAGAACGATCCGGCCCTGGTGCCGCCGCTCGTTTCACAGTTTCGTGACGACCTGATCGAGATGGGTCTCTGCGACGTCACCGGCGCGACGCGGGCCGGCATCGCGCTCGAAGAGGCGCTCCTCAACGCCGTGTACCACGGCAACCTCGAAGTCAGTTCCGACCTGCGGGCCAACGGTGACGAGGCGTTCCACAAGCTCGCCCGCGAGCGCCGCACGCAGGAGCCCTACGCGTCCCGGCGCGTCCGCGTCACCGCCCGGCTCACCACGACGAGCGCGACGTTCGTGATCATCGACCAGGGGCCGGGGTTCGACGTGACGAAGCTGCCCGACCCGACCGACCCCGAGTTCCTCGAGCGGCCGAGCGGGCGCGGGGTGCTGCTCATGCGCACCTTCACGGACGAGGTGCGGTACAACGCCACGGGCAACCGCGTCACACTCGTGAAGCACCGCGATCGGCCCGAGCGGGGCGAGTGA
- a CDS encoding PLP-dependent cysteine synthase family protein, whose amino-acid sequence MRETILDRIGNTPLVRLDRVGAGLPVPVYGKCEFLNPGGSIKDRIALAIVDDAERRGRLVPGMTLVEATAGNTGIGLALVAAARGYKLACVLPEKMCVDKRASLAALGAEVIITANAPPHDPRNFRRVAERLAADHGWFPTNQFGNVANPRIHELTTGPELVTQCEARPGAVVCGVGTGGTITGVGRYLKTQVAGTKVVLADPIGSRLAHLVDARHPDLDAAYRVEGIGGSEPPDVLDLSVIDEAERVSDEESFAMTLRLIREEGLLVGGSSGTAVVAALRVAARGDVAGPVIAVLADSWDRYFSTPWLRFDQQECGGTIAQVKNTQGTSP is encoded by the coding sequence ATGCGCGAGACCATTCTCGACCGGATCGGCAACACGCCGCTCGTGCGGCTCGACCGCGTTGGGGCCGGGCTGCCCGTACCGGTGTACGGCAAGTGTGAGTTCCTCAATCCCGGCGGCAGCATCAAAGACCGCATCGCGCTCGCCATCGTCGACGATGCCGAACGCCGCGGCCGACTGGTGCCCGGCATGACGCTCGTCGAAGCCACCGCGGGCAACACCGGTATCGGCCTCGCACTCGTCGCCGCGGCCCGCGGGTACAAGCTCGCGTGCGTCCTCCCGGAGAAGATGTGCGTTGACAAGCGGGCCTCGCTCGCGGCCCTCGGCGCCGAAGTCATCATCACCGCTAATGCCCCGCCACACGACCCGAGGAACTTTCGGCGTGTGGCCGAGCGCCTCGCGGCCGATCACGGTTGGTTCCCCACGAACCAGTTTGGCAACGTGGCGAACCCCCGAATCCACGAACTAACAACCGGACCGGAACTCGTTACGCAGTGCGAGGCCCGGCCCGGTGCGGTCGTGTGCGGAGTGGGGACCGGAGGCACGATTACCGGAGTTGGGCGCTACCTCAAAACTCAAGTAGCAGGCACAAAAGTGGTGCTTGCGGATCCGATCGGCTCACGACTGGCTCACCTCGTCGATGCGCGTCACCCCGATCTCGACGCGGCCTACAGGGTCGAAGGAATTGGCGGAAGTGAGCCGCCGGACGTTCTCGATTTGTCGGTGATCGATGAGGCCGAACGGGTGAGTGATGAGGAGTCATTTGCCATGACTTTGCGGTTGATTCGCGAGGAGGGGCTCCTGGTTGGCGGGTCGTCGGGAACGGCCGTCGTTGCTGCGTTACGGGTCGCGGCCCGTGGGGATGTGGCCGGGCCGGTAATCGCGGTGCTTGCCGATTCGTGGGACCGATATTTCTCAACACCGTGGCTCCGTTTCGACCAACAGGAGTGCGGTGGAACCATTGCGCAGGTCAAAAATACACAAGGCACCTCGCCGTGA